A single window of Tenericutes bacterium MZ-XQ DNA harbors:
- a CDS encoding ribonucleoside-diphosphate reductase, adenosylcobalamin-dependent, translating to MYVVKRNGAKELFDFNKIALAMFKAYKGVGANFSLEDCKKQAEKITKSYKKDEDVNIEQIQDDVENFLMQSKQYEAARAYIKYREKQKHDRDNPWSDNDERQDLILQKYLIKGEGKKEFLKRISLGKSSLEKILRKKEAIFGGRNLYAIGRDGNITGSNCYVTEDPQDSLESIYKVDYQIARTYSYGGGQGMNLSNIRPKGAKVNNSSNTTPGVMVFAEKYSHTTLNTQQDARRGALMLVLNIDHPDIIDFITTKLDLSKVNGANISIALTDDFMQAAKDNKDWVMKFETPYEIIEKKVNAKELLKLVGYAAHTMGDPGVVFIDHMNDYHFMSEYDDVRFTATNPCGEQPLMAHGSCNLGSINLNAFVKHPFTDEAYYDFDRFDFVTSEMIYALDELLTLLGDRHALPEQRKHVTEYREIGLGVMGLADLALSMKLPYGSKPFLEFLDKLMRRMINTATKASALNAKALGVFPRFDYDKVSNSTFYKTAIDKDTDELVKKYGMRNSRLLSIAPTGSISNILGVSGGVEPFFQINYTRRIVSMFEEEKTITVWEKTPLALAKAMHVEPEDLPAWALITSQNIDFEDRANVQATIQKYVDTAISSTFNLNNNATVEDVMNIYTTAWSKGLKGATVFRDRCAKIGILAGVNEDTKDLNPATPPHLHVEEKWVDKKKGEVKEYVTHISVSQSGYTPEKIEKELCPLCGDVLVKKQGCIQCSDPDCVYEKCAI from the coding sequence ATGTATGTAGTGAAACGTAATGGAGCAAAGGAACTCTTTGATTTCAACAAGATTGCTTTAGCAATGTTTAAAGCCTATAAAGGGGTAGGTGCGAACTTTTCTTTAGAAGACTGCAAGAAGCAAGCTGAGAAAATCACAAAGAGTTATAAGAAAGATGAAGATGTCAATATTGAACAAATTCAAGATGACGTTGAAAACTTTTTGATGCAGTCTAAGCAGTATGAAGCTGCTAGAGCATATATTAAATATCGTGAAAAGCAAAAACATGATCGTGATAACCCATGGTCAGATAATGACGAAAGACAAGATTTAATCTTACAAAAATACTTAATTAAAGGTGAAGGAAAAAAAGAATTCTTAAAAAGAATTAGCTTAGGTAAGTCATCTTTAGAAAAAATCCTAAGAAAAAAAGAAGCTATTTTTGGTGGTCGTAATTTGTATGCGATTGGTAGAGATGGAAACATTACTGGTTCAAATTGCTATGTAACAGAAGATCCACAAGATAGCTTAGAAAGCATTTATAAAGTCGACTACCAAATCGCTAGAACTTATAGTTATGGTGGCGGACAAGGGATGAACTTATCAAATATTCGTCCTAAAGGTGCTAAGGTTAATAATAGTAGTAATACAACACCTGGTGTCATGGTATTTGCAGAGAAATATTCACACACAACGTTAAATACACAACAAGACGCTAGACGTGGTGCATTAATGTTAGTTTTAAATATTGATCACCCAGATATTATTGACTTTATTACTACAAAACTTGATTTAAGTAAAGTGAATGGTGCAAATATTTCTATCGCTTTAACAGATGACTTTATGCAAGCAGCTAAAGACAATAAAGATTGGGTGATGAAGTTTGAAACACCATATGAGATTATTGAAAAGAAAGTAAATGCTAAAGAGTTATTAAAACTTGTAGGTTATGCTGCACACACAATGGGTGATCCTGGTGTTGTGTTTATCGATCATATGAATGATTATCACTTCATGAGTGAGTATGATGATGTAAGATTTACTGCAACTAACCCATGTGGTGAACAACCACTTATGGCACATGGTTCATGTAATTTAGGTAGTATTAACTTAAATGCTTTTGTCAAACATCCGTTTACTGATGAAGCGTATTATGATTTCGATCGTTTTGACTTTGTAACTAGTGAAATGATTTATGCACTTGATGAGTTGTTAACATTACTCGGAGATCGTCATGCACTTCCTGAACAAAGGAAACACGTAACTGAGTACCGTGAAATCGGATTAGGTGTTATGGGATTAGCTGATTTAGCATTATCGATGAAACTCCCTTATGGATCAAAACCTTTCTTAGAGTTTTTAGATAAACTCATGAGAAGAATGATTAATACAGCAACTAAAGCGAGTGCATTAAATGCCAAAGCATTAGGTGTTTTCCCAAGATTTGATTATGATAAAGTTTCTAATTCAACATTCTACAAGACTGCTATCGATAAAGATACCGACGAATTAGTTAAAAAATATGGTATGAGAAACTCGAGATTATTAAGTATCGCGCCTACAGGTTCAATATCTAATATTCTTGGTGTTAGTGGTGGTGTTGAGCCGTTCTTCCAAATCAACTATACAAGAAGAATTGTAAGTATGTTTGAAGAAGAAAAAACAATCACTGTTTGGGAAAAGACTCCGCTTGCACTTGCAAAAGCAATGCATGTCGAACCAGAAGATCTACCTGCATGGGCTTTAATTACATCTCAAAATATTGATTTTGAAGATCGTGCAAATGTTCAAGCAACCATTCAAAAATATGTTGATACAGCTATTTCATCTACATTCAATTTGAATAATAATGCAACAGTTGAAGATGTAATGAACATTTATACAACCGCATGGTCTAAAGGATTAAAAGGAGCTACAGTCTTTAGAGATCGTTGTGCGAAGATCGGTATTTTAGCAGGTGTTAATGAAGATACTAAAGATTTAAATCCTGCAACCCCACCTCATCTACATGTTGAGGAAAAATGGGTTGATAAAAAGAAAGGCGAAGTAAAAGAGTATGTAACTCATATTTCTGTTTCTCAATCAGGATATACACCTGAAAAGATTGAAAAAGAGTTGTGTCCTTTATGCGGAGACGTTCTTGTTAAAAAACAAGGATGTATACAATGTAGTGATCCAGACTGTGTTTACGAGAAATGTGCAATCTAG